The Pontibacter pudoricolor genome contains a region encoding:
- a CDS encoding Crp/Fnr family transcriptional regulator has translation MQTTPKELVLKKFPTLEDSLLDELLRESTLKEVSEGDEVMRSGQYITSTILLLRGLLKVYREDDEGHEFLMYYLEAGNACALSMMCTARNEKSQIRVKAVTDAEVLLVPSHLSELWLGKYKTWHHFVIASYRQRFEELLQTLDSIAFKGLDERLLFYLKRHVKVSGNKVKLSHQQIANELNSSREVISRLLKKLEQTGALTLHRNYIEIHNLTIV, from the coding sequence ATGCAGACGACCCCGAAAGAGCTTGTACTTAAAAAATTCCCTACCCTGGAAGACTCCTTACTAGATGAACTATTACGAGAGAGCACCCTGAAAGAAGTAAGTGAAGGGGATGAAGTAATGCGGTCGGGGCAATACATTACATCTACTATTTTGCTGCTGCGTGGTTTGCTGAAAGTATACCGGGAAGACGACGAAGGCCATGAATTCCTGATGTATTATTTGGAAGCAGGTAATGCCTGTGCCCTATCCATGATGTGTACTGCGCGCAATGAGAAAAGCCAGATCAGGGTAAAAGCTGTCACAGATGCGGAAGTACTGCTGGTTCCTTCTCATTTGTCTGAACTATGGCTGGGCAAGTATAAAACCTGGCACCACTTTGTCATCGCATCTTACCGCCAACGCTTCGAAGAACTGCTACAAACCCTGGACAGCATTGCTTTTAAAGGGCTGGATGAACGCCTGCTATTTTACCTGAAACGCCACGTGAAAGTGAGCGGCAACAAAGTGAAACTTTCTCACCAACAGATCGCCAACGAACTTAACTCATCCCGCGAAGTGATCTCCCGCCTGCTAAAAAAACTAGAGCAAACCGGCGCCCTTACTTTACACCGAAATTACATCGAAATCCATAACCTGACTATAGTCTAG
- a CDS encoding GIY-YIG nuclease family protein, with product MRSHNYFVYIITNPGRTVLYTGVMNDLQVRIEQHKTNRGKPETFAGRYYCYKLLYLNAIVVCNTQ from the coding sequence ATGAGAAGCCACAACTACTTCGTCTACATTATTACCAATCCGGGAAGAACGGTGCTTTATACAGGTGTAATGAACGATTTGCAGGTCAGGATAGAACAGCATAAAACAAACCGGGGAAAGCCGGAGACATTTGCAGGACGCTACTACTGCTATAAGTTGCTATACTTGAACGCTATAGTAGTGTGCAACACGCAATAG
- a CDS encoding acetate and sugar kinases/Hsc70/actin family protein, translating into MPKVLRLHKTGSNVEGWAKTSQITSTEIKDITDGAGGRALKINASIPTPFARMHLFETAFDFVKRGVAGNSTNTIYHKFVTHFWDLWELLYNHQSYAQAGNKIIIRRWNKHQQLGAMQANPNTSLLGRTLELFMNDTRFQGIEDIFLIFFESTSPRGDRHMQLIGGTSPLTFLFVAPNVQPLSINRAQNIGTYFDHNYVALEHREADFREYVHKLFVSNPAMIQAFPAVYNALDENQLRSINMAGAVGQGAIASQYLQLVDFQQNPVHVGNINFLVKKDQTAVTSSDLFIRPTHTGFAGERPIVLKPELRLAPEVKYVNNLAWPVNTIVGYADEKPLENRSLPGVGFNYPYLTINDLLQETLVQVPYEVNTDRFFSGTVVYQPGVTEKMFNYLLPITSLYFDFFTPEDLANHLTFHIDVNHVRVTLRVPTEKGSVVYERSYYDNPLNSKDANGNTIPEKGHILKSRIGLGVFPFYKFTDAVQYNDFYKVMLVDEDIDPLLVNKNHTLNFYGGGKLLEAGGGIISATAHKRTKKSNSSAGSTYYEIRGTHFDFAELTHAGVDFEGKALIVPKFEEKQQGIHNFTFAIDFGTSNTHIAYTSGSNQPPREFSITANDQQLVMLNKPSDDPALTDYQRFHKRGFGRLFAVETLLKREFIPLIIGSGSSLYNFPTRTATCESIDFENQITNLFGNINIGFSINTEGTHQDQYKQTYHTDLKWSETLTNAGKRRIEAFFTEIMLLIKNKVVLNNGNVASTKIVWFAPLSFDEYSRNMFQNVWDTVYNNVFKNGRNTVCITESVAPFYFLSRTGAVVPSQDENLINVDIGGGTTDVLLFTNRRPSHSSSFRFAGNDLWGDGFATVKTSKDNGLLQYGVDHVLRIPLTEEGREYRKFLETALDNPDFNSADISSLLFSYDKELNYSSQLLQARQLRLMFYLHFGSLMYHLAQLVQQLDVKVPRYISFSGRGSLYIKLLSAGNNLSNVERYAKAIFQKVTGQEPPANFKLVLVDNPKQVTANGGAMALEGTDLNDLTNIPIMKPTGSAIPADALSPVTKNQITGELRQEVMDNVIACLTMLLDDPDISPLMRSMGVEVDPMRALDFMRMNLQDSYTMILEDTVRGLTDREPLHETMFFMPLKQSLYLLSKELYKQQSQVSAIS; encoded by the coding sequence ATGCCGAAAGTACTTCGTCTACATAAAACCGGATCAAACGTGGAAGGCTGGGCCAAGACCAGCCAGATCACCAGCACCGAGATCAAAGATATAACCGATGGCGCCGGTGGAAGAGCGCTGAAGATTAATGCTTCTATACCTACGCCGTTTGCCCGTATGCACCTGTTCGAGACCGCTTTCGATTTTGTGAAGCGCGGCGTGGCAGGCAACAGCACAAACACCATTTACCACAAGTTTGTCACGCACTTCTGGGATCTGTGGGAGTTGCTTTACAACCACCAGAGCTACGCGCAGGCCGGTAACAAGATCATCATCCGTCGCTGGAACAAGCACCAGCAGTTAGGGGCTATGCAGGCCAACCCAAACACAAGTTTGCTGGGCCGCACGCTGGAGCTGTTCATGAACGACACCCGTTTCCAGGGGATTGAAGACATTTTCCTGATCTTCTTTGAGTCGACAAGCCCGCGCGGCGACCGGCACATGCAGTTGATAGGCGGTACCTCACCGCTTACCTTCCTGTTTGTAGCCCCGAACGTACAGCCGCTAAGTATAAACCGAGCCCAGAACATCGGTACGTACTTTGACCATAACTATGTAGCACTGGAGCATCGTGAGGCAGATTTTAGGGAGTATGTTCACAAACTCTTTGTATCAAATCCTGCGATGATTCAGGCCTTCCCGGCGGTGTATAATGCGCTGGACGAGAACCAGCTGCGAAGTATAAACATGGCCGGTGCCGTGGGGCAGGGAGCAATCGCATCCCAATACCTGCAGCTCGTGGATTTCCAGCAGAACCCGGTGCATGTAGGCAACATCAACTTTTTAGTTAAAAAAGACCAGACCGCCGTTACCAGCAGCGATCTGTTTATTCGTCCGACCCACACAGGCTTTGCAGGCGAAAGACCAATCGTGCTAAAACCTGAACTGAGATTAGCTCCTGAAGTGAAGTATGTGAATAACCTGGCCTGGCCGGTGAATACTATAGTTGGCTATGCTGATGAAAAGCCGCTGGAGAATCGATCGCTTCCGGGAGTTGGATTCAACTATCCATACTTAACTATAAACGACCTGCTACAAGAAACGCTGGTGCAGGTGCCATACGAGGTAAACACCGATCGTTTCTTCAGCGGTACGGTGGTGTATCAGCCGGGCGTAACGGAGAAAATGTTTAACTACCTGCTGCCGATCACGAGCTTATACTTTGATTTCTTTACGCCGGAAGACCTGGCAAATCACTTGACCTTCCACATCGATGTGAACCATGTGCGGGTAACGCTGCGTGTGCCAACCGAGAAAGGAAGTGTAGTGTACGAGCGCAGCTATTATGATAATCCGCTAAACTCCAAAGACGCAAACGGCAACACAATCCCGGAGAAAGGCCATATCCTGAAGTCGAGAATCGGTTTAGGTGTGTTCCCGTTCTACAAGTTTACGGATGCAGTGCAGTACAACGACTTCTATAAAGTGATGCTCGTGGATGAAGACATCGATCCGCTACTGGTGAACAAGAACCATACACTCAATTTTTATGGGGGCGGCAAGCTTTTGGAAGCTGGCGGTGGTATTATCTCGGCTACAGCACATAAACGAACCAAAAAGAGCAATAGCAGCGCCGGTAGTACATACTACGAGATCCGTGGCACACACTTCGATTTTGCAGAGTTAACCCATGCCGGAGTAGATTTTGAAGGCAAAGCGCTCATTGTACCAAAGTTCGAGGAAAAGCAGCAGGGAATACACAACTTCACTTTTGCCATCGACTTCGGAACCTCGAACACACACATTGCCTATACTTCGGGCTCGAACCAGCCGCCGCGCGAGTTCTCCATCACCGCCAACGACCAACAACTGGTGATGCTGAACAAACCTTCCGACGACCCGGCTTTAACAGATTACCAGCGTTTCCACAAGCGCGGTTTCGGCAGGTTGTTTGCCGTGGAGACTTTGCTCAAGCGTGAGTTTATACCGTTGATTATCGGCTCGGGTAGTTCGCTTTATAATTTCCCGACCCGTACGGCTACCTGCGAATCTATTGATTTCGAGAACCAGATAACCAACCTGTTTGGCAACATCAACATCGGTTTCTCGATCAACACGGAGGGCACACACCAGGACCAGTACAAGCAAACCTACCACACCGACCTGAAGTGGAGCGAGACCCTGACCAATGCCGGCAAGCGCCGCATCGAAGCGTTTTTCACTGAGATTATGCTGCTTATCAAAAATAAGGTGGTACTGAACAACGGTAATGTGGCCAGCACTAAAATAGTATGGTTTGCACCGCTGAGCTTTGATGAATATTCGCGCAACATGTTCCAGAACGTGTGGGATACAGTATACAACAACGTGTTCAAGAATGGCAGAAATACGGTTTGCATTACCGAGTCGGTAGCGCCATTTTACTTCTTGTCCAGAACAGGGGCCGTGGTACCGAGCCAGGATGAAAACCTGATCAACGTGGACATTGGCGGCGGTACAACTGATGTGCTGCTGTTTACCAACCGCAGGCCTTCGCATAGTTCCTCGTTCCGTTTTGCAGGTAACGACCTGTGGGGCGATGGCTTTGCTACCGTGAAGACCAGTAAAGACAATGGCCTGTTGCAATATGGTGTAGACCACGTACTACGCATACCGTTAACCGAAGAGGGACGCGAATACCGCAAATTCCTGGAAACTGCGCTGGATAATCCGGATTTCAATTCTGCTGACATCAGCTCGTTGCTGTTCAGTTATGATAAAGAACTAAACTATAGTTCGCAGCTTTTGCAGGCACGGCAGTTACGGCTGATGTTCTACCTGCACTTTGGTTCGCTGATGTATCATCTGGCGCAACTGGTGCAGCAACTGGATGTGAAAGTGCCGCGCTACATTTCGTTCAGTGGTCGTGGAAGTTTGTATATTAAGCTGCTGAGCGCCGGCAACAACCTGTCGAATGTGGAGCGTTATGCCAAGGCTATTTTCCAGAAGGTAACAGGGCAGGAGCCGCCGGCAAACTTTAAGCTGGTACTGGTAGATAATCCGAAGCAGGTAACGGCCAACGGTGGCGCCATGGCCCTGGAAGGAACCGATCTGAACGACCTGACCAACATCCCGATCATGAAGCCGACAGGCTCGGCTATCCCGGCAGATGCACTGTCGCCTGTAACCAAAAACCAGATTACCGGAGAATTGCGCCAGGAAGTGATGGACAATGTAATAGCCTGCTTAACAATGCTACTGGATGATCCGGATATATCGCCGCTGATGCGCTCGATGGGCGTGGAAGTTGACCCGATGCGTGCGCTGGACTTTATGCGCATGAACCTGCAGGACAGCTACACCATGATACTGGAGGATACCGTACGCGGCCTGACAGACCGGGAGCCACTGCACGAGACCATGTTCTTCATGCCACTCAAGCAATCGCTGTACCTGCTATCAAAAGAACTGTATAAGCAGCAGTCGCAGGTAAGCGCTATTTCGTAA
- a CDS encoding OmpA family protein — translation MSKENRDFFWPSYVDLMTVLFLVMLVLFVLSYKMFQGKDQENRENIARLQVEVQEKRKLDEIKAALARLDEKYFQYNEQYKRHELLVDVLFEQSSAEIPVHSRAPLLKAGQNLSHVINSIDEKDVKYLIVIDGRAASFPKGDPRNISQREYALQLSYQRALALLEFWKNAGIKFPKDRIELIAAGSGFEGAGRKGDIRDRRFVIQILPKVGTLKTAK, via the coding sequence ATGAGCAAGGAAAACAGAGACTTTTTCTGGCCCAGTTACGTCGATCTGATGACCGTGTTATTCCTGGTAATGCTGGTGCTTTTTGTTCTGAGCTATAAGATGTTCCAGGGGAAAGACCAGGAAAACCGCGAGAACATTGCCCGGCTGCAGGTTGAAGTCCAAGAAAAGCGCAAGCTTGATGAAATCAAAGCTGCTCTCGCCCGTCTTGATGAAAAGTACTTTCAGTATAACGAACAATACAAACGGCATGAGTTGTTGGTAGACGTACTTTTTGAGCAGAGTAGCGCTGAGATACCAGTGCATTCACGGGCACCACTTCTTAAAGCAGGGCAGAATCTTAGCCATGTGATCAACTCCATTGATGAAAAGGATGTAAAGTACCTGATTGTGATTGATGGAAGGGCCGCCAGTTTTCCGAAAGGTGATCCGAGAAATATTTCACAACGCGAGTATGCACTGCAACTAAGCTACCAACGGGCATTAGCCTTGCTGGAGTTCTGGAAAAATGCAGGTATCAAATTCCCGAAGGATAGAATAGAGTTGATTGCCGCAGGAAGTGGGTTTGAAGGTGCTGGCCGTAAAGGTGATATTCGTGATCGCCGGTTTGTGATACAAATCCTGCCAAAAGTAGGAACATTGAAAACCGCTAAATAA
- a CDS encoding adenine nucleotide alpha hydrolase family protein has protein sequence MPESEENSRKKLYIPENGFITLNLPLTPLRIGAYSTRTTHPYYLKLMQRLFNAVGINIDVINPFEFKTKGEMLLECGNPAFVAGVDTMSCSRPSTRNANIEGAGRRHCGRCVPCIIRRAALKKANQPDDNNQLLEGRRYRTDIYTTRLHASTAKVDDKTAKGENVMAFKYMIERVRQDPNFLTAAIRLTGPLEFPDQSLAVYKRVLEEVEAVLQNVTVVE, from the coding sequence TTGCCTGAATCAGAAGAAAACTCAAGAAAGAAGCTGTATATCCCAGAGAATGGATTTATCACACTGAACCTTCCGCTAACGCCTCTACGAATTGGTGCTTATAGTACTCGAACGACTCATCCATATTACCTTAAATTGATGCAACGTCTGTTCAACGCAGTAGGAATAAATATTGATGTTATAAATCCTTTTGAGTTTAAGACTAAGGGTGAGATGCTGTTAGAGTGTGGCAATCCTGCCTTTGTTGCTGGAGTCGATACCATGTCCTGTAGCCGGCCTTCTACTCGAAATGCTAACATTGAAGGAGCTGGGCGAAGGCACTGCGGGAGGTGTGTACCGTGCATTATCCGTCGTGCAGCCTTGAAAAAGGCAAACCAACCCGATGATAACAATCAATTGCTTGAAGGGAGACGTTACAGAACTGATATTTACACAACTCGTTTGCACGCATCTACAGCAAAAGTAGATGATAAGACTGCAAAAGGGGAAAATGTTATGGCATTCAAGTACATGATTGAGAGAGTACGACAAGACCCTAATTTTCTAACTGCTGCCATCAGGCTTACCGGACCACTGGAATTTCCTGACCAGTCACTGGCTGTGTATAAAAGAGTATTGGAAGAGGTAGAAGCCGTATTACAAAATGTGACTGTTGTTGAGTAA